AGACCACCAGAGTGCTCAGCGCCGCCGCGAGCTGGATCCCCTTGCTGTTGAATTTCGCGTCCAGCGCGTCGGTGAACGTGTATTTGCCGAGCCGCTTCATCGGTTCGGCGACGACGAAGAGCGCCACGATCCACCCGGCCAGATATCCGATCGAGTAGAGGAAGCCGTCGTAGCCGACGGTGGCGATCATGCCGCAGATGCCGAGGAAGGAGGCGGCGGAAAGGTAATCGCCGGCGAAGGCGATGCCGTTCACCGTGTAGTGGATGTGCCCGCCGGCGGCGAAATAGCCGCTCGCCGATTGCGCTTTCCGAGCGAAATAGAACGAGAGGCCCAACACGAGGGCAACGAAGAAGAGGAACACGAAGATCGCCGTGTGCGCCATGTCCTATCCCTCCCTTTCCGTCGCCGCCCGCCCCTGAATCCCCTCTTCGCGGCCGCAGCTGTGGTTGTAGATGAGCGCGAGGACGAGGGCGAGCACGATCAGCCCGAAGCCGTAGGTCACGGCGAGGTTCAGACCGAAAAACACGGTCTTCTCCATAAGGACGGGACGGATCACGTTAATCGCCACGAAGCCGGCGTAGATGATCGCGTACACGACGAACATCCGGACGCCGAGCCGGCTCTTGAATTCCACTGCGTGTTCGGGGCCCAACTGTTGGGCCGGTTTGTGCAGCATGCTCCTTCCTCCCTTGTGGCACCCCGGACTCGGATCCACCCCTCTCGGGGCGGGGGGCCGTGAAGATCCGGACCGATCGCGCGGTCCGGCGCGGCGCTTCCGCGGTTCTCTCTTTCCGGTCCCTATGGGGCGATCGTTCTTCTCGATCGAAACGGACGGGCGCCCGCTGAAAAGACGGGCGCGCCCGATTCGCGGTACTCGTATGTATTCCGGGACGGGGCGCGGGCCGCCGCCCGGCGAATCACGTTCCGCTCGTGCCGGGGGACGGCCGGGGCGAAACGATATCTGGAAAAAACGGGAGAAGGGCGAAGCGCGGCGTCGATGGCGAAACTCGCCGTTGTGGGTGCCGGGGTGCGGTCGATCATGTGCGGGCGACGCCGAATGCCCCACGGAAAGCTCATGATGCGGCAGAAAGCAGGGGGCTTCTGCTCTGCCGGAGCCGGGGTGCAACATGATTCAGGTCAAGGCTAGCATGAGAGGGTAGAAGAGTCATCCGGTTTTTTCGGGAAAGCCTTGTCGCGCAAGGAAATGTGGGGGAAGCGGGGCGGTTTCGCCCGAAGGAAAACGGCGAGGGCTCGGAGCCCCCGCCGCTTTTTTATCGCTTCCAATCGATCGTGCGCGCGGCTACCGGAAAAGGGTCTTTAGGCTCCCCCAGGAAGTCGCCTCTTCGCCCTCGGCGCCGATCCTCACCATGGTCTTGGGGCTCCCGTTGAACATCGGGCACCTCGCCCAACGCTCCTCCGCCTTGATGATGCAGAAGCTGCCCTCATAACCCGTGGCGAATCGATGGCACTTGATCTGAATCTCGTGCGTTCCCGGCGGGATCACCACCACACCGGTGGAGAGGTCCGGTTCGTTCCAACCGTCGCATCCTTCCGACTGATCGACGAGCGCATAGTTGTCGCCGCCGATCCCGGAGAGGCCATAGTAGGAACCGTCGTCGATGCATCCTCCGGTATGGCCGGCGGGCGCGCCGTCCACCCAGACCTGGTACTTATCGCCTACCACCAGGAAGTCGCTTATGAGCAGAACGACGCGGAAGGGGGAAGTGGTTTCCCAGGAAAAGCAGGGATCGGATTGCCAGCCCCCTTGACCGTCGAGACCGACCGTGCCGTTGTCGCAGTTCATCCCGCACCAGGTGCCGTCCACCGGAAGGGTCATCGGCGGCACGACGGCGCGGGTCGTCGCGCCGAACAGCATGTTCTCGGACGCGCCGGCGGCGATCGGATCGGCGGGGCGAATCGAGGCCGGCTCGTCGACGATGATCGGTTTCACGTCCGCCCGCTCGGGGGCGACGCCGGCCGTAGCCACGCCGGCCGCGAGGGCGAGTAGACAGAGAATCATGAGCCAGATTCGCATCGGGGGATCCTCCTTCTCGGGTTCGGTTCGGGACTCGGATCGAATCGGCGGTTTGTCTCGATGCGCTTCCCGGAATGCGCCCGCCTCGTCGACGCGCACCTTAGCACGAGGGAATGTGCGACTCCAGCCCGAAGGTCCGCGATTCTCCGCGCGTTGGGGGCTCTAGTGGAGCGCCATCACCGAGAGGAAGACGCCCGCCGCGACCGCCGAGCCGATCACGCCGGCCACGTTGGGCGCCATGGCGTGCATGATGAGGAAGTTGGTGGGATCCTCCTTGGCGCCCACCATCTGGCAGACCCGCGCCGAGTCGGGGACCGCGGAGACTCCCGCCGCGCCGATGATCGGGTTGATCTTGTCCTTCACGACGAGATTCATCAGCTTGGCGAAGAGAACGCCCGCGGCGGTGGCGACGGCGAAAGAGGCGGCGCCGAGAGCGAAGATCTTGACGCTGTCCGGCGTGAGGAAGCGCCGCGCGTCGGTGGAGGCGCCCA
This region of Candidatus Eisenbacteria bacterium genomic DNA includes:
- a CDS encoding DUF485 domain-containing protein; the encoded protein is MLHKPAQQLGPEHAVEFKSRLGVRMFVVYAIIYAGFVAINVIRPVLMEKTVFFGLNLAVTYGFGLIVLALVLALIYNHSCGREEGIQGRAATEREG